One Ignavibacteria bacterium genomic window, ATTCAACACATGGCCTTCATTCATCAGCTCTTTGCGCACGGTGTTCGCCGGAACGAACACATCGTATGAACCAATGACGCCGGATGAAATGGTCACATGGGCATCATACTGCGACGAAATGTAGACCTCCATACGGGGCTTACCACCCACTTGTAGGATCTCATTGGCCATAAAGCCAACAACAAAACTCGTTCCCTCAAGCGACGAAGAGCTTAGTCTGGGTAGAACACGTTCCACCTGTGCGCTGAGCCATGTGGCTCCGCACAGACATAACGCGATAACGCCGAGTACGAGGTGTCTTATCGGCACAGCATGTCCCATTACCCGAGTTCTAAATCTGCCCGGTCGACATGTTAACTCTCTCCAGGGAATTTCGTTACGGTTTACCCGTTACCACCGTTTTTTTCGTGAATGGTTGCACGGGGCGAGCCATTACCGGACGATCGTCTCGCCACACGAAACCCGGCAGTCGGTAGGACTCAGCACGGCCTGCTACAACGGGTTCGGGGTGATGCTCGCCTTCGATCCCGCCTAACCAGTAGACATCGCTGAGCTGACCGTGTTCGAAATTGGCACGAATGGTGTCAGCAGCTGCCTTTGCCAGTCCCTCGGGCCGCTTCTCTTCTGTCCTAAAGGTGATGCTCTGGGCATTCCCTATGGCAGACAACTGTCGGACCGTATCGTGATCAATGCTGAGGAGGACCACATCGCCCCCTATCTGATCGAATCTGTCGGGATACAGGGTATCGGTGCGACTCACGAGAATGGCCTTTGTGAGCCCGACCACTGACCGCAAGGTCTTATCGGGCACGTCGGCAATGATGGTGTCAGCCACGATGAGCATGGAATCTGACCACAGGATGGGATGCCCCAGCAGATCGATCCGGCCGGGATCGGTCACGTAAACCATCGTATCGGCTCGTGCAGAAACAGCACCACGCACAAGCTGCACAGCCGAGACGGCCTCGTATCTGTTTAGCCCCTTATCCTTGGTCATAAGCAAGGTATCTGCCGCCACATAGACCGTATCCGGACCACCCGGATCCCACTGCCACGCCGCTGCATTACCACACATTCTGATCCGCTGGGTTACGGCATTGCGGTAGGCATGATCTCCGGTAAGCCACGCACTCCCACTGGAATCGCTAACGACCACCCGTCCGTGGGCAACGGAGGTATCTGCGTCTCGGTCGTAGGTAAGCGTATCTGCCCAGATCCGGACAGAATCATCGACGGCCGCAACGCTGTCCGTAAAGGTCATGATATGGGTCTGGGTCGAATAACGTCCGACCCTCGACGTGATCGTGCTTGCCCCCTCAACAACCTTGATCCCACGCGTGGCATCGGCTTGGTAGGTGTTTCCGTCATAGGAGATGTAGGGGGCGGATATGGTCACGGAACCTTGTTTCACAACCACATGTCCATACAGATCGGCACGGTTGAGGGCAACGTTGTGAATGGCTCTGTCACATGTCACTGTCACGTTTCCCTGGGTAAAACGCACATTACCTAGGAACTCGCGAATGCCGGACTCCATGGGACCGGTACCAACGATGGAATCCGCATTCTGGAGGACGATCGGCAACTGCGGACCGTCCTGGGACAGCGATGGCTGTGCAAGGACGATCAACCCAATGATGAGTGCTGTGAGGTGCTGCATGAACTCCAAATCTACGGTCAAGGCGGTGAAGCATCCGCTGCATTGTAATTTCGCTGTCTGTTCTTCCCCACGAGGTCTTGTGCACGACGTTGGTCTTCTTCCGCGCGAGCGGGCATACATAGTAGCTGTCACGAAAAAGGGTGTCGACCCGGAAGTGGTTCGTGAACACCTCGATGAGCTGGTTCTTCTGCTCGATACAGCCGGTGCCAACGTGGTTGGCAGGCTTACTCAGGAGCGAGACCGCCCGGATCTCTCAACGGCACTTGGGAAGGGCAAGGTGCAAGAGCTCAAGGAGATCATCACGGAAACACCTGTAGAGATGGTGGTCTTTGATGATGAGTTATCCCCTGCCCAAGTACGCAACCTCGAAGAAGAACTTGGCGTGAAGGTCCTTGACAGAAGCGGTGTGATCCTCGACATCTTTGCTGCCCATGCCAGATCGGTAGAGGCGCGCACACAAGTTGAGCTGGCACAGCTCGAATACCTCCTGCCTCGTCTTACCCGTATGTGGACGCACCTATCGAAACAATTCGGCGGTATCGGAACAAAGGGTCCGGGTGAAACCCAGATCGAGACGGACCGACGGATGTATCGCACGCGTATGCAACGCCTCCGAGAGAAACTTCGTGAGATCGATACGCAGCGACTTGTTCAGCGCAAGGGCAGAGAAGGCCTTCCCCGCTTTGCCTTAGTTGGCTATACCAATGCCGGCAAGTCATCACTGATGCGGCAGATCACACAAGCAGATGTCTTTGTCCAGGATCGACTCTTCGCTACGCTTGATACAACGGTGCGCAGCATTGAACTGCCATCAGGACAGCGTGCCTTGATCTCTGATACTGTTGGGTTCATCAGAAAACTGCCGCCCCAGCTTGTTGCATCATTCCGATCCACATTGGCAGAAACCTTAGAAGCCGATGTTCTGCTGCATGTTGTTGACATCTCAAATCCGCATTTCCGCGACCAAATGGCAGTGGTGGACGAGACTCTGAAAACGTTAGGAGCATCCGATACTCCTCAGATCGTGGTATTCAACAAGATCGACCTCATCGAAGACCCGCATCTGATCAATGATGCAGAGGCAGAAGTACCCAACTGCGTGTTCGTCTCTGCAGAACGAGGATTGAACATCAATCGACTTCTCCAGAGCATGCAGGAAACGTTTGAAGAGTCGGCTATCACCCGAACTGTTCGCATTCCGTATGAGGATATGAGAACCGTTGCTCGTATCTATGAAGACGTTGAAGTTCTACATCGAGAAGACACCGATACGGATATTCGCTTGTCCGTGCGCGTTGCTTCCGATAAATTGCCCTTGTTCATGTCGCGGTACGAGAAATTCATGGCCGCCGACGCACCACTTCCCACAAATCCTTCGTAAAGAACCCTATGGCGGCCCTCTGGATCGTTGTGCTTGTTGTCTGCACCTATCTCGTCACGATCAGCATCGTGGTGGTAGGTCAGGAAGTGCACCCACTGCTTGCCATCGTGGTCTTCGCTGCCACGGTGTACGGTGCGTACAAACTCTTTCAAGCGCGATTGACACGTTTGTGATCTGTTCACGTTCGCGCGTACCATGCTGCGTCGTCTAACTATTCGCTCCTTTGCCCTCATCGATGCGATCGATCTTGAGATCGACGCGGGGATGACGGTACTCCTTGGTGAGACCGGTGCCGGAAAATCGATCATCATCGATGCTCTCGCTGCCGCCCTCGGCGAGCGGATGTCTGCGGACTCCTTGCGCACCGGTGCAAAGAAGGCAGTTGTCGAAGCCACCTTCGACACGGCTTCCCTGCCGGCAGTTCGGGCTCTGCTTGCCGAGAACGACCTTATGTGGGACTCCGAAGACC contains:
- the hflX gene encoding GTPase HflX, yielding MNSKSTVKAVKHPLHCNFAVCSSPRGLVHDVGLLPRERAYIVAVTKKGVDPEVVREHLDELVLLLDTAGANVVGRLTQERDRPDLSTALGKGKVQELKEIITETPVEMVVFDDELSPAQVRNLEEELGVKVLDRSGVILDIFAAHARSVEARTQVELAQLEYLLPRLTRMWTHLSKQFGGIGTKGPGETQIETDRRMYRTRMQRLREKLREIDTQRLVQRKGREGLPRFALVGYTNAGKSSLMRQITQADVFVQDRLFATLDTTVRSIELPSGQRALISDTVGFIRKLPPQLVASFRSTLAETLEADVLLHVVDISNPHFRDQMAVVDETLKTLGASDTPQIVVFNKIDLIEDPHLINDAEAEVPNCVFVSAERGLNINRLLQSMQETFEESAITRTVRIPYEDMRTVARIYEDVEVLHREDTDTDIRLSVRVASDKLPLFMSRYEKFMAADAPLPTNPS